The following proteins are co-located in the Methylomonas sp. 11b genome:
- a CDS encoding DUF4845 domain-containing protein, producing MPSSLKKQRGLTFLSIAFILALIGFFTLLILKIAPIYINHSRVVNALKAVENTTDIVTKTKGDIKSSLEKRFDMNYVEHVTNDNIKIVAQPGYVRVDIDYERVEPIMGNLSVLVEFHEEFEAGNR from the coding sequence ATGCCGTCATCATTAAAAAAACAACGCGGTTTAACCTTTCTGTCTATTGCCTTTATCTTGGCGCTAATCGGTTTCTTTACCCTATTGATTCTAAAAATTGCGCCGATTTACATCAATCACAGCCGGGTGGTAAACGCCTTGAAAGCCGTGGAAAATACCACCGATATAGTGACTAAAACCAAGGGTGATATAAAAAGTAGCTTGGAAAAACGCTTTGATATGAATTATGTAGAGCACGTGACCAATGACAATATCAAAATTGTCGCGCAACCCGGCTATGTGCGGGTTGACATCGACTACGAACGCGTAGAGCCCATCATGGGTAATTTGAGTGTGTTGGTTGAATTCCATGAGGAATTCGAAGCTGGCAACAGGTGA